In Marasmius oreades isolate 03SP1 chromosome 3, whole genome shotgun sequence, a single window of DNA contains:
- a CDS encoding uncharacterized protein (CAZy:AA1), with product MVTNAALWLQENLHMKLPFPVQQLLATGSQGDTFRINVTNSLTDPSMDLTTSIHWHGIHQRHSNWADGATWVTQCPIVPNESFVYEFTVPDQAGTYWYHSHHRAQFCDGLRGILVVYDRPGEDPLRELYDVDDESTIITIADWYHDPSPGLIELAGPKLSNSTLINGLGRWSENPSSSVSVVNVVYGKRYRFRLVSISCDRAYTFSIDEHPLTIIEADGNPTAPHTVNTLMVYTAQRYSFVLHANKGTKGKLSSYWIRANPNDGPVGFEGGINSAVLKYVAEDRNSSKLESDETKEPTSTNVTNIQPGSVGLQESDLHYLASSSQVPGESYTGGADFVLNLTLGFIPPNTFLINGHPMVFPTTPTLLQILSGARDPHELMPKENIYVLPKGKVIEVNMFGNDTIGGPHPMHLHGHSFDVIKSEDHSEFNFWNPVRRDVVAVGGTNMTSIRFVTDNSGPWLLHCHNQFHLIRGLGAVFVVDSAGTEAINPVPVDWNELCPIWNTTSPSVRGDA from the exons ATGGTTACGAACGCAG CGCTGTGGTTGCAGGAAAATCTCCACATGAAGCTACCTTTCCCGGTCCAACAATTATTGGCTACAGG CTCGCAGGGAGACACCTTCCGGATCAATGTAACAAACTCACTCACAGATCCATCTATGGACTTGACCACGAGCATT CATTGGCATGGAATTCACCAACGCCATTCTAATTGGGCTGACGGGGCAACTTGGGTAACACAATGTCCTATTGTACCCAACGAATCGTTTGTCTACGAATTTACGGTACCAGACCAAGCGGGCACCTACTGGTATCATTCTCACCATAGAGCACAATTTTGTGATGGCTTGAGGGGCATATTGGTAGTCTATGATCGTCCAGGGGAAGATCCACTGAGGGAGTTGTATGACGTCGATGATG AATCAACGATCATAACGATTGCCGATTGGTACCATGACCCCAGCCCAGGACTCATCGAACTCGCAGGTCCTAAGCTCTCAAACTCGACTTTAATCAATGGCCTGGGACGGTGGTCGGAGAAC ccctcttcttctgtgtCCGTCGTTAATGTTGTCTATGGGAAACGTTACCGTTTCCGTCTCGTCTCGATTTCCTGCGACCGTGCATACACATTCTCTATTGACGAACACCCGCTCACTATCATCGAAGCGGACGGGAATCCTACGGCCCCTCATACTGTGAACACTCTGATGGTCTACACTGCCCAACGTTATTCGTTCGTTTTACACGCCAATAAAGGGACGAAAGGAAAACTGTCTAGTTATTGGATTAGAGCAAACCCGAACGATGGTCCGGTTGGATTTGAGGGTGGTATCAATAGCGCTGTGTTGAAGTATGTTGCGGAAGATCGCAACTCGTCGAAATTGGAATCGGACGAAACAAAAGAACCTACGAGTACGAACGTAACAAACATCCAGCCAGGGTCAGTTGGACTTCAGGAGTCCGACCTGCACTATCTCGCTTCCTCCTCGCAAGTACCCGGTGAATCTTACACTGGCGGAGCGGATTTTGTGTTGAACCTCACTCTTGGATTCATCCCACCGAATACGTTTTTGATCAATGGACATCCTATGGTATTTCCGACTACACCTACACTCCTGCAGATACTGAGTGGAGCCCGAGATCCGCACGAGTTAATGCCGAAGGAGAATATCTATGTCTTGCCAAAGGGAAAGGTCATAGAGGTCAACATGTTCGGGAATGATACGATTGGGGGACCTCATCCAATGCATTTGCATGGG CACTCGTTCGATGTGATAAAAAGCGAGGATCACTCGGAGTTTAATTTCTGGAATCCG GTTCGACGCGATGTAGTGGCTGTTGGAGGAACCAATATGACTTCCATAAGATTCGTCACTGACAATTCTGGACCTTGGTTATTGCACTG CCATAATCAATTCCACCTCATTCG GGGGCTTGGTGCTGTTTTCGTCGTCGATTCAGCGGGTACAGAGGCAATTAATCCCGTCCCAG TTGATTGGAATGAACTATGTCCAATCTGGAACACTACGAGTCCTTCTGTCCGGGGTGATGCATGA
- a CDS encoding uncharacterized protein (CAZy:AA1): MSFLSVLLALLPFISSALGSNFIRQTGDLHIVNTRISPDGYERSAVVAGKSPHEATFPGPTIIGYRGDTFRINVTNSLTDPSMDLTTSIHWHGIHQRHSNWADGATWVTQCPIVPNESFVYEFTVPDQAGTYWYHSHHRAQFCDGLRGILVVYDRPGEDPLRELYDVDDESTIITIADWYHDPSPGLIELAGPKLSNSTLINGLGRWSENPSSSVSVVNVVYGKRYRFRLVSISCDRAYTFSIDEHPLTIIEADGNPTAPHTVNTLMVYTAQRYSFVLHANKGTKGKLSSYWIRANPNDGPVGFEGGINSAVLKYVAEDRNSSKLESDETKEPTSTNVTNIQPGSVGLQESDLHYLASSSQVPGESYTGGADFVLNLTLGFIPPNTFLINGHPMVFPTTPTLLQILSGARDPHELMPKENIYVLPKGKVIEVNMFGNDTIGGPHPMHLHGHSFDVIKSEDHSEFNFWNPVRRDVVAVGGTNMTSIRFVTDNSGPWLLHCHNQFHLIRGLGAVFVVDSAGTEAINPVPVDWNELCPIWNTTSPSVRGDA; this comes from the exons ATGAGCTTCCTGTCGGTGCTTCTGGCCCTTCTTCCCTTCATAAGCAGCGCATTGGGGTCAAACTTCATTCGCCAGACGGGGGACCTACATATTGTCAACACACGCATTTCCCCGGATGGTTACGAACGCAG CGCTGTGGTTGCAGGAAAATCTCCACATGAAGCTACCTTTCCCGGTCCAACAATTATTGGCTACAGG GGAGACACCTTCCGGATCAATGTAACAAACTCACTCACAGATCCATCTATGGACTTGACCACGAGCATT CATTGGCATGGAATTCACCAACGCCATTCTAATTGGGCTGACGGGGCAACTTGGGTAACACAATGTCCTATTGTACCCAACGAATCGTTTGTCTACGAATTTACGGTACCAGACCAAGCGGGCACCTACTGGTATCATTCTCACCATAGAGCACAATTTTGTGATGGCTTGAGGGGCATATTGGTAGTCTATGATCGTCCAGGGGAAGATCCACTGAGGGAGTTGTATGACGTCGATGATG AATCAACGATCATAACGATTGCCGATTGGTACCATGACCCCAGCCCAGGACTCATCGAACTCGCAGGTCCTAAGCTCTCAAACTCGACTTTAATCAATGGCCTGGGACGGTGGTCGGAGAAC ccctcttcttctgtgtCCGTCGTTAATGTTGTCTATGGGAAACGTTACCGTTTCCGTCTCGTCTCGATTTCCTGCGACCGTGCATACACATTCTCTATTGACGAACACCCGCTCACTATCATCGAAGCGGACGGGAATCCTACGGCCCCTCATACTGTGAACACTCTGATGGTCTACACTGCCCAACGTTATTCGTTCGTTTTACACGCCAATAAAGGGACGAAAGGAAAACTGTCTAGTTATTGGATTAGAGCAAACCCGAACGATGGTCCGGTTGGATTTGAGGGTGGTATCAATAGCGCTGTGTTGAAGTATGTTGCGGAAGATCGCAACTCGTCGAAATTGGAATCGGACGAAACAAAAGAACCTACGAGTACGAACGTAACAAACATCCAGCCAGGGTCAGTTGGACTTCAGGAGTCCGACCTGCACTATCTCGCTTCCTCCTCGCAAGTACCCGGTGAATCTTACACTGGCGGAGCGGATTTTGTGTTGAACCTCACTCTTGGATTCATCCCACCGAATACGTTTTTGATCAATGGACATCCTATGGTATTTCCGACTACACCTACACTCCTGCAGATACTGAGTGGAGCCCGAGATCCGCACGAGTTAATGCCGAAGGAGAATATCTATGTCTTGCCAAAGGGAAAGGTCATAGAGGTCAACATGTTCGGGAATGATACGATTGGGGGACCTCATCCAATGCATTTGCATGGG CACTCGTTCGATGTGATAAAAAGCGAGGATCACTCGGAGTTTAATTTCTGGAATCCG GTTCGACGCGATGTAGTGGCTGTTGGAGGAACCAATATGACTTCCATAAGATTCGTCACTGACAATTCTGGACCTTGGTTATTGCACTG CCATAATCAATTCCACCTCATTCG GGGGCTTGGTGCTGTTTTCGTCGTCGATTCAGCGGGTACAGAGGCAATTAATCCCGTCCCAG TTGATTGGAATGAACTATGTCCAATCTGGAACACTACGAGTCCTTCTGTCCGGGGTGATGCATGA
- a CDS encoding uncharacterized protein (BUSCO:EOG09265QTV) yields the protein MDIDTQTEVEPHTTSQGDIENGEDWVRLVSNDGFSFLVRRKVANMSGTIGNSLDPSSSYAESETKTYHATNDRGIIVQKLIEYMSFKAHYSKAKGDVPINELMERIPPEIVLEVLLAADYHEL from the exons ATGGACATCGATACACAAACGGAAGTAG AACCCCACACCACTTCTCAAGGGGACATTGAAAATGGGGAAGACTGGGTTCGCCTCGTCAGCAATGATGGATTCTCGTTTCTAGTAAGGCGCAAAGTTGCCAACATGAGCGGAACGATTGGGAATTCACTTGATCCTTCTA GCAGTTATGCTGAAAGCGAAACAAAAACCTACCATGCCACTAACGACAG GGGAATCATTGTTCAGAAATTGATTGAATATATGAGCTTCAAGGCTCATTACAGTAAGGCCAAGGGCGACGTCCCAATCAACGAACTCATGGAACGAATTCCTCCAGAGATTGTCCTAGAAGT ACTTCTCGCTGCTGATTATCACGAAT TGTAA
- a CDS encoding uncharacterized protein (BUSCO:EOG09261KZ6), producing the protein MLPTSPGWRTTSPLEHLIARACDVTLPEPNYAVNLEVADYINKKKANTPREAATLIAHLANNRNPHIAMLALTLLDTLVQSCGYPFHLQISTKEFLNELVRRFPERPPPFPNAIMSRILELINGWKEGICVESRWKDDLGNIRDMHRLLNFKGYRFRDLPRRHQRENLESASNIKSAEELENEDREAQSAKLQELIRRGTPRDLAAAQELMKSLAGANLDAKPDYRGQALTELNKLESKVILLNEMLDNVDVQRGEKFVAGDAYDQVATILSGARPKLQKWISDAESHDSEALDTFLQINDQINSVLNRYEAFQKGDYATATNPVPAELSNGGAAGGLSLIDFDDASATTQPSNASPSANELEGLFASSSASVPQPQNHGVPAGIGMSGISMGMPMTYAPSPIMGGMNVPINPIFGGSSTSPPAIMLPSTPANSGSPRITSPSMTPLTTVGSGGRTGSPAMGQWGTGAGFGNMIQTQVHAQIPQQPAFYSTPQQPTRPQPQQQQRTQPTPAAQASGKDPFADLAGLF; encoded by the exons ATGCTTCCCACCTCTCCCGGCTGGAGAACAACCTCACCACTAGAGCATCTCATTGCTCGAGCCTGCGATGTGACTCTGCCGGAGCCAAATTATGCTGTCAATCTGGAAGTGGCAGACTATATCAACAAGAAAAAGGCCAATAC ACCACGAGAAGCAGCTACACTGATTGCTCATCTTGCCAACAACCGAAACCCACATATTGCCATGCTTGCCCTCACCCTCTTAGACACACTAGTTCAGTCTTGTGGATACCCTTTCCATCTCCAGATATCTACCAAAGAATTTCTCAACGAGCTCGTGCGACGATTTCCCGAAAGACCCCCGCCCTTTCCCAATGCAATCATGTCGCGTATACTTGAGCTGATCAACGGGTGGAAAGAAGGTATTTGCGTCGAATCAAGATGGAAAGACGATCTAGGAAATATTAGGGACATGCACCGTCTCCTCAACTTCAAAGGGTACCGTTTCCGCGATCTACCGCGTCGCCATCAGCGGGAGAACCTTGAATCGGCATCG AATATCAAATCAGCAGAAGAGCTGGAGAACGAAGATCGTGAAGCACAATCGGCTAAACTCCAAGAGCTCATCCGTCGAGGCACTCCGCGCGATCTTGCTGCAGCTCAGGAGCTTATGAAATCTCTTGCCGGTGCCAATCTAGACGCAAAACCGGACTATCGTGGCCAGGCTCTGACTGAACTTAACAAACTCGAGAGCAAAGTCATCCTGCTTAATGAGATGCTTGACAATGTGGATGTCCAGAGAGGAGAAAAGTTTGTAGCCGGCGACGCGTATGATCAAGTAGCCACAATTCTCAGTGGTGCCAGGCCCAAGCTGCAGAAGTGGATATCGGATGCTGAGTCGCATGATTCTGAGGCTCTAG ATACTTTCCTCCAAATCAACGACCAAATAAACAGCGTCCTAAATCGATATGAGGCATTCCAGAAGGGCGACTACGCAACCGCAACAAATCCAGTACCTGCGGAACTTTCTAATGGTGGGGCAGCCGGCGGATTGTCCTTAATCGATTTCGACGACGCGTCGGCAACTACACAGCCCTCCAATGCCAGCCCTTCTGCCAACGAACTGGAGGGTTTGTTTGCTTCGTCGTCCGCTTCAGTGCCCCAGCCACAAAACCACGGGGTGCCTGCGGGGATTGGCATGAGTGGAATAAGCATGGGAATGCCCATGACATATGCTCCTTCTCCTATCATGGGTGGTATGAACGTACCGATTAACCCCATTTTTGGAGGTAGTTCAACATCCCCTCCTGCGATCATGCTTCCCTCCACTCCCGCCAATTCAGGCTCTCCAAGGATTACCTCCCCGTCGATGACACCCTTGACTACTGTTGGAAGCGGCGGAAGAACAGGGTCTCCTGCTATGGGTCAATGGGGGACGGGGGCAGGTTTCGGGAACATGATCCAGACTCAGGTTCACGCTCAAATACCTCAGCAACCAGCGTTTTACTCTACCCCGCAGCAACCGACACGACCACAACCACAACAGCAACAGAGGACTCAGCCCACACCAGCGGCACAGGCATCAGGAAAGGACCCATTTGCAGACCTTGCAGGATTGTTCTAG
- the BNA12 gene encoding 3-hydroxyanthranilate 3,4-dioxygenase 2, which translates to MANSKTSESKKGKCFCCQVQFTTTKSSLNVHFSIPLSVANTPHNPVRFADTIGIVMERERPEGSLDRLRWYCRSTVHDTPTIIYEEAFHVTDLGTQLKPVIMKWQQNESLRMCRHCGTIAEPN; encoded by the exons ATGGCGAATTCAAAGACATCAGAATCGAAGAAGGGGAAATGTTTTTGTTGCCAGGTGCAATTTACTACCACCAAATCAAGCTTAAACGTTCACTTCTCAATACCTCTATCCGTAGCCAATACTCCTCATAACCCAGTCCGATTCGCAGACACAATTGGAATTGTGATGGAAAGAGAACGTCCAGAAGGGTCGTTAG ACCGACTGCGATGGTACTGTCGCTCTACTGTCCATGACACACCCACTATCATCTACGAAGAGGCATTTCATGTCACGGATCTTGGAACCCAGCTCAAACCTGTCATCATGAAGTGGCAACAAAATGAATCCCTCAGAATGTGTAGACATTGCGGTACTATAGCAGAACCGAACTAG